Proteins encoded in a region of the Podarcis muralis chromosome 2, rPodMur119.hap1.1, whole genome shotgun sequence genome:
- the TROAP gene encoding tastin isoform X4 codes for MARVGKENLQEVLPLPVTSAGEGREKSASLASGALSSSKIPVLRKSRIPREVKQSRQQPQNSLHQACPSNARRKGIEMSKMPHSGLVPDASAVEPASGSMPKILSREPLGEMHLSTSGHRNEGRVPNGKEVSTVEFVPDVAALASILSNTGLTSHMVSAAHKPSLAGRVPLRGNRACSTIVGTGRGSLYTGAPAANLPRTSYISRSTSKDVNQPQSSNTQQLKMRLATFENPGPRVEVVKPSRPTENPGVGKPQDSAPRPEAEGLNGTVEGGIATQRLMSTATVTECLSSLISSDSAGKKEITGTPWKDDGFVPDPAAKASILLNIGVSHSALRATTDLSTRGESACLPLPCTSVRSTEKFGRVSCRSTQRLKGLQKLEASEAQLANTPGGRCSAADHTPYGLARRVPIASPQSSVNLASKITSLKDSVDSKEDDTAVAWESIAVRLFKDEIAASAKKVAAVPVITPEMGKLQRIKLLAQLLQQEVNDGISHDIAPSLGELHKLLSDHCSPAREAPKPGLLTTPVPSPGPDLCKLVPGSVAMAPEPCTTHATTSSQQPVCPISRMPSVQLPASSGSGTSMPLLGLMSSCGNSAVDQVKQRLDDLLSAPMRFHEARLNDECAFYTTRLTSVTQPSAQRCKEPVAKMLEVQDAMHFIPISATPSRPMEAERVLPS; via the exons ATGGCTCGAGTTGGGAAGGAAAACTTGCAAGAAGTCTTGCCCCTTCCTGTGACCTCTGCAGGAGAAGGACGGGAGAAAAGTGCGTCGCTTGCTTCAGGTGCCCTGAGCAGCAGCAAGATCCCAGTGCTGCGCAAAAGCAGAATCCCACGAGAGGTGAAGCAGTCTCGGCAGCAGCCACAGAATAGCCTTCATCAG GCATGTCCGTCCAACGCGAGGAGGAAAGGGATCGAGATGAGCAAGATGCCTCACTCTGGTTTAGTACCTGATGCTTCTGCGGTGGAACCTGCATCTGGGTCAATGCCCAAGATCCTTTCTAGAGAACCCCTGGGAGAGATGCATCTGAGCACATCGGGTCACAGGAATGAAGGTCGCGTGCCCAATGGCAAAG aaGTGAGCACAGTTGAGTTTGTGCCAGATGTAGCAGCTCTTGCTAGCATCCTGTCCAACACAGGGCTGACTAGCCACATGGTAAGTGCAGCCCACAAGCCCAGCCTGGCCGGACGAGTCCCTTTAAGAGGGAATAGAGCATGCTCAACTATCGTTGGG ACTGGTCGAGGATCGTTATACACAGGGGCTCCTGCAGCGAATCTTCCTCGCACGTCGTACATCTCCAGATCAACTTCAAAAG ATGTGAATCAGCCACAGTCCTCGAACACTCAGCAGCTTAAGATGCGGTTGGCTACATTTGAGAACCCTGGGCCTCGG GTGGAGGTGGTGAAGCCAAGCCGACCCACGGAGAACCCGGGAGTGGGCAAGCCCCAAGATTCTGCCCCCAGGCCCGAGGCAGAAGGTCTGAACGGCACGGTGGAGGGGGGCATTGCAACGCAAAG ATTGATGTCTACAGCCACGGTTACAGAGTGTCTTTCGTCCTTGATCAGTAG TGACTCGGCTGGGAAGAAGGAAATCACAGGGACACCATGGAAAG ATGACGGGTTCGTGCCCGACCCGGCTGCCAAAGCTAGCATCCTGCTGAACATCGGCGTGAGCCATTCGGCCCTAAGGGCGACTACCGATCTGAGCACTAGG GGGGAAAGTGCCTGTTTGCCATTGCCCTGCACGAGTGTGCGCTCAACGGAAAAGTTTGGGCGTGTGTCCTGCCGCTCCACACAGCGTCTTAAAG GTCTGCAGAAATTGGAAGCTTCTGAAGCCCAGCTAGCCAACACACCAGGCGGAAGATGTTCAGCTGCTGACCATACCCCCTATGGATTAGCTCGGAGGGTTCCCATTGCTTCCCCGCAATCCTCG GTTAATTTGGCAAGCAAGATCACCTCATTGAAGGACTCTGTGGACTCCAAGGAGGATGACACTGCTGTGGCATGG GAAAGCATTGCTGTGCGGCTCTTTAAGGATGAGATAGCAGCATCGGCAAAGAAGGTGGCAGCTGTTCCTGTGATCACCCCAGAAATGGGGAAACTCCAG cgCATCAAGCTCCTTGCTCAGCTCTTGCAACAGGAGGTGAATGACGGCATCAGTCACGACATTGCCCCCTCGCTGGGGGAATTGCACAAACTGTTGTCGGATCACTGCTCGCCTGCCCGGGAGGCTCCCAAGCCTGGTCTCCTCACTACCCCTGTGCCGTCTCCCGGACCGGACCTCTGCAAGCTGGTGCCAGGGTCTGTTGCTATGGCACCTGAACCTTGCACAACACATGCCACAACCTCCAGCCAGCAACCTGTTTGCCCCATCTCTCGGATGCCTTCGGTCCAGCTCCCGGCATCCAGCGGGAGTGGTACCTCCATGCCTTTGCTCGGGCTCATGTCGTCCTGTGGAAATAGTGCAG TAGACCAAGTCAAGCAGCGCTTGGATGACCTCCTTAGTGCACCTATGCGCTTCCACGAGGCACGCCTAAATGATGAATGTGCCTTCTACACCACCCGCCTCACCTCTGTCACGCAGCCCTCGGCGCAGCGATGCAAAGAGCCTGTGGCCAAAATGCTGGAGGTCCAGGATGCCATG CACTTTATACCTATCTCTGCAACCCCATCCCGACCCATGGAAGCAGAAAGGGTTTTGCCCTCGTGA
- the TROAP gene encoding tastin isoform X6: MARVGKENLQEVLPLPVTSAGEGREKSASLASGALSSSKIPVLRKSRIPREVKQSRQQPQNSLHQACPSNARRKGIEMSKMPHSGLVPDASAVEPASGSMPKILSREPLGEMHLSTSGHRNEGRVPNGKEVSTVEFVPDVAALASILSNTGLTSHMVSAAHKPSLAGRVPLRGNRACSTIVGTGRGSLYTGAPAANLPRTSYISRSTSKDVNQPQSSNTQQLKMRLATFENPGPRVEVVKPSRPTENPGVGKPQDSAPRPEAEGLNGTVEGGIATQRLMSTATVTECLSSLISSDSAGKKEITGTPWKDDGFVPDPAAKASILLNIGVSHSALRATTDLSTRGESACLPLPCTSVRSTEKFGRVSCRSTQRLKGLQKLEASEAQLANTPGGRCSAADHTPYGLARRVPIASPQSSESIAVRLFKDEIAASAKKVAAVPVITPEMGKLQRIKLLAQLLQQEVNDGISHDIAPSLGELHKLLSDHCSPAREAPKPGLLTTPVPSPGPDLCKLVPGSVAMAPEPCTTHATTSSQQPVCPISRMPSVQLPASSGSGTSMPLLGLMSSCGNSAVDQVKQRLDDLLSAPMRFHEARLNDECAFYTTRLTSVTQPSAQRCKEPVAKMLEVQDAMHFIPISATPSRPMEAERVLPS, encoded by the exons ATGGCTCGAGTTGGGAAGGAAAACTTGCAAGAAGTCTTGCCCCTTCCTGTGACCTCTGCAGGAGAAGGACGGGAGAAAAGTGCGTCGCTTGCTTCAGGTGCCCTGAGCAGCAGCAAGATCCCAGTGCTGCGCAAAAGCAGAATCCCACGAGAGGTGAAGCAGTCTCGGCAGCAGCCACAGAATAGCCTTCATCAG GCATGTCCGTCCAACGCGAGGAGGAAAGGGATCGAGATGAGCAAGATGCCTCACTCTGGTTTAGTACCTGATGCTTCTGCGGTGGAACCTGCATCTGGGTCAATGCCCAAGATCCTTTCTAGAGAACCCCTGGGAGAGATGCATCTGAGCACATCGGGTCACAGGAATGAAGGTCGCGTGCCCAATGGCAAAG aaGTGAGCACAGTTGAGTTTGTGCCAGATGTAGCAGCTCTTGCTAGCATCCTGTCCAACACAGGGCTGACTAGCCACATGGTAAGTGCAGCCCACAAGCCCAGCCTGGCCGGACGAGTCCCTTTAAGAGGGAATAGAGCATGCTCAACTATCGTTGGG ACTGGTCGAGGATCGTTATACACAGGGGCTCCTGCAGCGAATCTTCCTCGCACGTCGTACATCTCCAGATCAACTTCAAAAG ATGTGAATCAGCCACAGTCCTCGAACACTCAGCAGCTTAAGATGCGGTTGGCTACATTTGAGAACCCTGGGCCTCGG GTGGAGGTGGTGAAGCCAAGCCGACCCACGGAGAACCCGGGAGTGGGCAAGCCCCAAGATTCTGCCCCCAGGCCCGAGGCAGAAGGTCTGAACGGCACGGTGGAGGGGGGCATTGCAACGCAAAG ATTGATGTCTACAGCCACGGTTACAGAGTGTCTTTCGTCCTTGATCAGTAG TGACTCGGCTGGGAAGAAGGAAATCACAGGGACACCATGGAAAG ATGACGGGTTCGTGCCCGACCCGGCTGCCAAAGCTAGCATCCTGCTGAACATCGGCGTGAGCCATTCGGCCCTAAGGGCGACTACCGATCTGAGCACTAGG GGGGAAAGTGCCTGTTTGCCATTGCCCTGCACGAGTGTGCGCTCAACGGAAAAGTTTGGGCGTGTGTCCTGCCGCTCCACACAGCGTCTTAAAG GTCTGCAGAAATTGGAAGCTTCTGAAGCCCAGCTAGCCAACACACCAGGCGGAAGATGTTCAGCTGCTGACCATACCCCCTATGGATTAGCTCGGAGGGTTCCCATTGCTTCCCCGCAATCCTCG GAAAGCATTGCTGTGCGGCTCTTTAAGGATGAGATAGCAGCATCGGCAAAGAAGGTGGCAGCTGTTCCTGTGATCACCCCAGAAATGGGGAAACTCCAG cgCATCAAGCTCCTTGCTCAGCTCTTGCAACAGGAGGTGAATGACGGCATCAGTCACGACATTGCCCCCTCGCTGGGGGAATTGCACAAACTGTTGTCGGATCACTGCTCGCCTGCCCGGGAGGCTCCCAAGCCTGGTCTCCTCACTACCCCTGTGCCGTCTCCCGGACCGGACCTCTGCAAGCTGGTGCCAGGGTCTGTTGCTATGGCACCTGAACCTTGCACAACACATGCCACAACCTCCAGCCAGCAACCTGTTTGCCCCATCTCTCGGATGCCTTCGGTCCAGCTCCCGGCATCCAGCGGGAGTGGTACCTCCATGCCTTTGCTCGGGCTCATGTCGTCCTGTGGAAATAGTGCAG TAGACCAAGTCAAGCAGCGCTTGGATGACCTCCTTAGTGCACCTATGCGCTTCCACGAGGCACGCCTAAATGATGAATGTGCCTTCTACACCACCCGCCTCACCTCTGTCACGCAGCCCTCGGCGCAGCGATGCAAAGAGCCTGTGGCCAAAATGCTGGAGGTCCAGGATGCCATG CACTTTATACCTATCTCTGCAACCCCATCCCGACCCATGGAAGCAGAAAGGGTTTTGCCCTCGTGA
- the TROAP gene encoding tastin isoform X5 — translation MARVGKENLQEVLPLPVTSAGEGREKSASLASGALSSSKIPVLRKSRIPREVKQSRQQPQNSLHQACPSNARRKGIEMSKMPHSGLVPDASAVEPASGSMPKILSREPLGEMHLSTSGHRNEGRVPNGKEVSTVEFVPDVAALASILSNTGLTSHMVSAAHKPSLAGRVPLRGNRACSTIVGTGRGSLYTGAPAANLPRTSYISRSTSKDVNQPQSSNTQQLKMRLATFENPGPRVEVVKPSRPTENPGVGKPQDSAPRPEAEGLNGTVEGGIATQRLMSTATVTECLSSLISSDSAGKKEITGTPWKDDGFVPDPAAKASILLNIGVSHSALRATTDLSTRGESACLPLPCTSVRSTEKFGRVSCRSTQRLKGLQKLEASEAQLANTPGGRCSAADHTPYGLARRVPIASPQSSHRSPWIRNRVPVSSCIKAKKESIAVRLFKDEIAASAKKVAAVPVITPEMGKLQRIKLLAQLLQQEVNDGISHDIAPSLGELHKLLSDHCSPAREAPKPGLLTTPVPSPGPDLCKLVPGSVAMAPEPCTTHATTSSQQPVCPISRMPSVQLPASSGSGTSMPLLGLMSSCGNSAVDQVKQRLDDLLSAPMRFHEARLNDECAFYTTRLTSVTQPSAQRCKEPVAKMLEVQDAMHFIPISATPSRPMEAERVLPS, via the exons ATGGCTCGAGTTGGGAAGGAAAACTTGCAAGAAGTCTTGCCCCTTCCTGTGACCTCTGCAGGAGAAGGACGGGAGAAAAGTGCGTCGCTTGCTTCAGGTGCCCTGAGCAGCAGCAAGATCCCAGTGCTGCGCAAAAGCAGAATCCCACGAGAGGTGAAGCAGTCTCGGCAGCAGCCACAGAATAGCCTTCATCAG GCATGTCCGTCCAACGCGAGGAGGAAAGGGATCGAGATGAGCAAGATGCCTCACTCTGGTTTAGTACCTGATGCTTCTGCGGTGGAACCTGCATCTGGGTCAATGCCCAAGATCCTTTCTAGAGAACCCCTGGGAGAGATGCATCTGAGCACATCGGGTCACAGGAATGAAGGTCGCGTGCCCAATGGCAAAG aaGTGAGCACAGTTGAGTTTGTGCCAGATGTAGCAGCTCTTGCTAGCATCCTGTCCAACACAGGGCTGACTAGCCACATGGTAAGTGCAGCCCACAAGCCCAGCCTGGCCGGACGAGTCCCTTTAAGAGGGAATAGAGCATGCTCAACTATCGTTGGG ACTGGTCGAGGATCGTTATACACAGGGGCTCCTGCAGCGAATCTTCCTCGCACGTCGTACATCTCCAGATCAACTTCAAAAG ATGTGAATCAGCCACAGTCCTCGAACACTCAGCAGCTTAAGATGCGGTTGGCTACATTTGAGAACCCTGGGCCTCGG GTGGAGGTGGTGAAGCCAAGCCGACCCACGGAGAACCCGGGAGTGGGCAAGCCCCAAGATTCTGCCCCCAGGCCCGAGGCAGAAGGTCTGAACGGCACGGTGGAGGGGGGCATTGCAACGCAAAG ATTGATGTCTACAGCCACGGTTACAGAGTGTCTTTCGTCCTTGATCAGTAG TGACTCGGCTGGGAAGAAGGAAATCACAGGGACACCATGGAAAG ATGACGGGTTCGTGCCCGACCCGGCTGCCAAAGCTAGCATCCTGCTGAACATCGGCGTGAGCCATTCGGCCCTAAGGGCGACTACCGATCTGAGCACTAGG GGGGAAAGTGCCTGTTTGCCATTGCCCTGCACGAGTGTGCGCTCAACGGAAAAGTTTGGGCGTGTGTCCTGCCGCTCCACACAGCGTCTTAAAG GTCTGCAGAAATTGGAAGCTTCTGAAGCCCAGCTAGCCAACACACCAGGCGGAAGATGTTCAGCTGCTGACCATACCCCCTATGGATTAGCTCGGAGGGTTCCCATTGCTTCCCCGCAATCCTCG CATCGCAGTCCCTGGATACGGAACCGTGTGCCTGTTTCTTCCTGCATTAAAGCTAAGAAG GAAAGCATTGCTGTGCGGCTCTTTAAGGATGAGATAGCAGCATCGGCAAAGAAGGTGGCAGCTGTTCCTGTGATCACCCCAGAAATGGGGAAACTCCAG cgCATCAAGCTCCTTGCTCAGCTCTTGCAACAGGAGGTGAATGACGGCATCAGTCACGACATTGCCCCCTCGCTGGGGGAATTGCACAAACTGTTGTCGGATCACTGCTCGCCTGCCCGGGAGGCTCCCAAGCCTGGTCTCCTCACTACCCCTGTGCCGTCTCCCGGACCGGACCTCTGCAAGCTGGTGCCAGGGTCTGTTGCTATGGCACCTGAACCTTGCACAACACATGCCACAACCTCCAGCCAGCAACCTGTTTGCCCCATCTCTCGGATGCCTTCGGTCCAGCTCCCGGCATCCAGCGGGAGTGGTACCTCCATGCCTTTGCTCGGGCTCATGTCGTCCTGTGGAAATAGTGCAG TAGACCAAGTCAAGCAGCGCTTGGATGACCTCCTTAGTGCACCTATGCGCTTCCACGAGGCACGCCTAAATGATGAATGTGCCTTCTACACCACCCGCCTCACCTCTGTCACGCAGCCCTCGGCGCAGCGATGCAAAGAGCCTGTGGCCAAAATGCTGGAGGTCCAGGATGCCATG CACTTTATACCTATCTCTGCAACCCCATCCCGACCCATGGAAGCAGAAAGGGTTTTGCCCTCGTGA
- the TROAP gene encoding tastin isoform X1: MARVGKENLQEVLPLPVTSAGEGREKSASLASGALSSSKIPVLRKSRIPREVKQSRQQPQNSLHQACPSNARRKGIEMSKMPHSGLVPDASAVEPASGSMPKILSREPLGEMHLSTSGHRNEGRVPNGKEVSTVEFVPDVAALASILSNTGLTSHMVSAAHKPSLAGRVPLRGNRACSTIVGTGRGSLYTGAPAANLPRTSYISRSTSKDVNQPQSSNTQQLKMRLATFENPGPRVEVVKPSRPTENPGVGKPQDSAPRPEAEGLNGTVEGGIATQRLMSTATVTECLSSLISSDSAGKKEITGTPWKDDGFVPDPAAKASILLNIGVSHSALRATTDLSTRGESACLPLPCTSVRSTEKFGRVSCRSTQRLKGLQKLEASEAQLANTPGGRCSAADHTPYGLARRVPIASPQSSHRSPWIRNRVPVSSCIKAKKVNLASKITSLKDSVDSKEDDTAVAWESIAVRLFKDEIAASAKKVAAVPVITPEMGKLQRIKLLAQLLQQEVNDGISHDIAPSLGELHKLLSDHCSPAREAPKPGLLTTPVPSPGPDLCKLVPGSVAMAPEPCTTHATTSSQQPVCPISRMPSVQLPASSGSGTSMPLLGLMSSCGNSAVDQVKQRLDDLLSAPMRFHEARLNDECAFYTTRLTSVTQPSAQRCKEPVAKMLEVQDAMHFIPISATPSRPMEAERVLPS; encoded by the exons ATGGCTCGAGTTGGGAAGGAAAACTTGCAAGAAGTCTTGCCCCTTCCTGTGACCTCTGCAGGAGAAGGACGGGAGAAAAGTGCGTCGCTTGCTTCAGGTGCCCTGAGCAGCAGCAAGATCCCAGTGCTGCGCAAAAGCAGAATCCCACGAGAGGTGAAGCAGTCTCGGCAGCAGCCACAGAATAGCCTTCATCAG GCATGTCCGTCCAACGCGAGGAGGAAAGGGATCGAGATGAGCAAGATGCCTCACTCTGGTTTAGTACCTGATGCTTCTGCGGTGGAACCTGCATCTGGGTCAATGCCCAAGATCCTTTCTAGAGAACCCCTGGGAGAGATGCATCTGAGCACATCGGGTCACAGGAATGAAGGTCGCGTGCCCAATGGCAAAG aaGTGAGCACAGTTGAGTTTGTGCCAGATGTAGCAGCTCTTGCTAGCATCCTGTCCAACACAGGGCTGACTAGCCACATGGTAAGTGCAGCCCACAAGCCCAGCCTGGCCGGACGAGTCCCTTTAAGAGGGAATAGAGCATGCTCAACTATCGTTGGG ACTGGTCGAGGATCGTTATACACAGGGGCTCCTGCAGCGAATCTTCCTCGCACGTCGTACATCTCCAGATCAACTTCAAAAG ATGTGAATCAGCCACAGTCCTCGAACACTCAGCAGCTTAAGATGCGGTTGGCTACATTTGAGAACCCTGGGCCTCGG GTGGAGGTGGTGAAGCCAAGCCGACCCACGGAGAACCCGGGAGTGGGCAAGCCCCAAGATTCTGCCCCCAGGCCCGAGGCAGAAGGTCTGAACGGCACGGTGGAGGGGGGCATTGCAACGCAAAG ATTGATGTCTACAGCCACGGTTACAGAGTGTCTTTCGTCCTTGATCAGTAG TGACTCGGCTGGGAAGAAGGAAATCACAGGGACACCATGGAAAG ATGACGGGTTCGTGCCCGACCCGGCTGCCAAAGCTAGCATCCTGCTGAACATCGGCGTGAGCCATTCGGCCCTAAGGGCGACTACCGATCTGAGCACTAGG GGGGAAAGTGCCTGTTTGCCATTGCCCTGCACGAGTGTGCGCTCAACGGAAAAGTTTGGGCGTGTGTCCTGCCGCTCCACACAGCGTCTTAAAG GTCTGCAGAAATTGGAAGCTTCTGAAGCCCAGCTAGCCAACACACCAGGCGGAAGATGTTCAGCTGCTGACCATACCCCCTATGGATTAGCTCGGAGGGTTCCCATTGCTTCCCCGCAATCCTCG CATCGCAGTCCCTGGATACGGAACCGTGTGCCTGTTTCTTCCTGCATTAAAGCTAAGAAG GTTAATTTGGCAAGCAAGATCACCTCATTGAAGGACTCTGTGGACTCCAAGGAGGATGACACTGCTGTGGCATGG GAAAGCATTGCTGTGCGGCTCTTTAAGGATGAGATAGCAGCATCGGCAAAGAAGGTGGCAGCTGTTCCTGTGATCACCCCAGAAATGGGGAAACTCCAG cgCATCAAGCTCCTTGCTCAGCTCTTGCAACAGGAGGTGAATGACGGCATCAGTCACGACATTGCCCCCTCGCTGGGGGAATTGCACAAACTGTTGTCGGATCACTGCTCGCCTGCCCGGGAGGCTCCCAAGCCTGGTCTCCTCACTACCCCTGTGCCGTCTCCCGGACCGGACCTCTGCAAGCTGGTGCCAGGGTCTGTTGCTATGGCACCTGAACCTTGCACAACACATGCCACAACCTCCAGCCAGCAACCTGTTTGCCCCATCTCTCGGATGCCTTCGGTCCAGCTCCCGGCATCCAGCGGGAGTGGTACCTCCATGCCTTTGCTCGGGCTCATGTCGTCCTGTGGAAATAGTGCAG TAGACCAAGTCAAGCAGCGCTTGGATGACCTCCTTAGTGCACCTATGCGCTTCCACGAGGCACGCCTAAATGATGAATGTGCCTTCTACACCACCCGCCTCACCTCTGTCACGCAGCCCTCGGCGCAGCGATGCAAAGAGCCTGTGGCCAAAATGCTGGAGGTCCAGGATGCCATG CACTTTATACCTATCTCTGCAACCCCATCCCGACCCATGGAAGCAGAAAGGGTTTTGCCCTCGTGA
- the TROAP gene encoding tastin isoform X3: MARVGKENLQEVLPLPVTSAGEGREKSASLASGALSSSKIPVLRKSRIPREVKQSRQQPQNSLHQACPSNARRKGIEMSKMPHSGLVPDASAVEPASGSMPKILSREPLGEMHLSTSGHRNEGRVPNGKEVSTVEFVPDVAALASILSNTGLTSHMVSAAHKPSLAGRVPLRGNRACSTIVGTGRGSLYTGAPAANLPRTSYISRSTSKDVNQPQSSNTQQLKMRLATFENPGPRVEVVKPSRPTENPGVGKPQDSAPRPEAEGLNGTVEGGIATQSDSAGKKEITGTPWKDDGFVPDPAAKASILLNIGVSHSALRATTDLSTRGESACLPLPCTSVRSTEKFGRVSCRSTQRLKGLQKLEASEAQLANTPGGRCSAADHTPYGLARRVPIASPQSSHRSPWIRNRVPVSSCIKAKKVNLASKITSLKDSVDSKEDDTAVAWESIAVRLFKDEIAASAKKVAAVPVITPEMGKLQRIKLLAQLLQQEVNDGISHDIAPSLGELHKLLSDHCSPAREAPKPGLLTTPVPSPGPDLCKLVPGSVAMAPEPCTTHATTSSQQPVCPISRMPSVQLPASSGSGTSMPLLGLMSSCGNSAVDQVKQRLDDLLSAPMRFHEARLNDECAFYTTRLTSVTQPSAQRCKEPVAKMLEVQDAMHFIPISATPSRPMEAERVLPS, from the exons ATGGCTCGAGTTGGGAAGGAAAACTTGCAAGAAGTCTTGCCCCTTCCTGTGACCTCTGCAGGAGAAGGACGGGAGAAAAGTGCGTCGCTTGCTTCAGGTGCCCTGAGCAGCAGCAAGATCCCAGTGCTGCGCAAAAGCAGAATCCCACGAGAGGTGAAGCAGTCTCGGCAGCAGCCACAGAATAGCCTTCATCAG GCATGTCCGTCCAACGCGAGGAGGAAAGGGATCGAGATGAGCAAGATGCCTCACTCTGGTTTAGTACCTGATGCTTCTGCGGTGGAACCTGCATCTGGGTCAATGCCCAAGATCCTTTCTAGAGAACCCCTGGGAGAGATGCATCTGAGCACATCGGGTCACAGGAATGAAGGTCGCGTGCCCAATGGCAAAG aaGTGAGCACAGTTGAGTTTGTGCCAGATGTAGCAGCTCTTGCTAGCATCCTGTCCAACACAGGGCTGACTAGCCACATGGTAAGTGCAGCCCACAAGCCCAGCCTGGCCGGACGAGTCCCTTTAAGAGGGAATAGAGCATGCTCAACTATCGTTGGG ACTGGTCGAGGATCGTTATACACAGGGGCTCCTGCAGCGAATCTTCCTCGCACGTCGTACATCTCCAGATCAACTTCAAAAG ATGTGAATCAGCCACAGTCCTCGAACACTCAGCAGCTTAAGATGCGGTTGGCTACATTTGAGAACCCTGGGCCTCGG GTGGAGGTGGTGAAGCCAAGCCGACCCACGGAGAACCCGGGAGTGGGCAAGCCCCAAGATTCTGCCCCCAGGCCCGAGGCAGAAGGTCTGAACGGCACGGTGGAGGGGGGCATTGCAACGCAAAG TGACTCGGCTGGGAAGAAGGAAATCACAGGGACACCATGGAAAG ATGACGGGTTCGTGCCCGACCCGGCTGCCAAAGCTAGCATCCTGCTGAACATCGGCGTGAGCCATTCGGCCCTAAGGGCGACTACCGATCTGAGCACTAGG GGGGAAAGTGCCTGTTTGCCATTGCCCTGCACGAGTGTGCGCTCAACGGAAAAGTTTGGGCGTGTGTCCTGCCGCTCCACACAGCGTCTTAAAG GTCTGCAGAAATTGGAAGCTTCTGAAGCCCAGCTAGCCAACACACCAGGCGGAAGATGTTCAGCTGCTGACCATACCCCCTATGGATTAGCTCGGAGGGTTCCCATTGCTTCCCCGCAATCCTCG CATCGCAGTCCCTGGATACGGAACCGTGTGCCTGTTTCTTCCTGCATTAAAGCTAAGAAG GTTAATTTGGCAAGCAAGATCACCTCATTGAAGGACTCTGTGGACTCCAAGGAGGATGACACTGCTGTGGCATGG GAAAGCATTGCTGTGCGGCTCTTTAAGGATGAGATAGCAGCATCGGCAAAGAAGGTGGCAGCTGTTCCTGTGATCACCCCAGAAATGGGGAAACTCCAG cgCATCAAGCTCCTTGCTCAGCTCTTGCAACAGGAGGTGAATGACGGCATCAGTCACGACATTGCCCCCTCGCTGGGGGAATTGCACAAACTGTTGTCGGATCACTGCTCGCCTGCCCGGGAGGCTCCCAAGCCTGGTCTCCTCACTACCCCTGTGCCGTCTCCCGGACCGGACCTCTGCAAGCTGGTGCCAGGGTCTGTTGCTATGGCACCTGAACCTTGCACAACACATGCCACAACCTCCAGCCAGCAACCTGTTTGCCCCATCTCTCGGATGCCTTCGGTCCAGCTCCCGGCATCCAGCGGGAGTGGTACCTCCATGCCTTTGCTCGGGCTCATGTCGTCCTGTGGAAATAGTGCAG TAGACCAAGTCAAGCAGCGCTTGGATGACCTCCTTAGTGCACCTATGCGCTTCCACGAGGCACGCCTAAATGATGAATGTGCCTTCTACACCACCCGCCTCACCTCTGTCACGCAGCCCTCGGCGCAGCGATGCAAAGAGCCTGTGGCCAAAATGCTGGAGGTCCAGGATGCCATG CACTTTATACCTATCTCTGCAACCCCATCCCGACCCATGGAAGCAGAAAGGGTTTTGCCCTCGTGA